A genomic segment from Aegilops tauschii subsp. strangulata cultivar AL8/78 chromosome 1, Aet v6.0, whole genome shotgun sequence encodes:
- the LOC109732553 gene encoding 1-acyl-sn-glycerol-3-phosphate acyltransferase BAT2, chloroplastic, with amino-acid sequence MYYRETWQTPPKQTTAGSRRPPFCPSLAPSARACASSQRALARFHPHDFIHSHQSPTELRPAPSPPPRLRILSPQAEQPHVRHVRARHRLAAPANDLEPRGSDAAPAPRLRGPVTVSLAACSCCSRRHRGTRAASSSMGTLVWLRPTAAPAVPAGPSAAHVVAGGGINARPRRVSMASRCPNPRVLQAGRCRWLVARSGVTAAAAAADDPEDSSGLSDLQVASRIRGVFFYAVTAVAAIFLFIAMVVVHPLVLLFDRHRRRAQHYIAKIWATLTVSMFYKLEVEGMENLPPNSSPAVFVANHQSFLDIYTLLTLGRCFKFISKTSIFMLPIIGWAMYLLGVIPLRRMDSRSQLDCLKRCVDLVKKGASVFFFPEGTRSKDGKLGIFKRGAFSVAAKTGVPVIPITLLGTGKLMPPGMESNLNSGSVKVIIHRPIEGNDAEKLCTDARNVIADTLLLHGYGVH; translated from the exons ATGTACTACAGAGAAACTTGGCAAACACCGCCGAAACAAACCACCGCCGGCAGCCGCCGGCCACCGTTTTGCCCGAGTCTAGCCCCGTCCGCGCGCGCATGCGCGTCCAGTCAGCGCGCGCTCGCCCGCTTCCACCCTCACGATTTTATCCACTCTCACCAGTCACCAACGGAGCTTCGCCCAGCGCCATCCCCCCCGCCCCGCCTCCGGATTCTCTCGCCCCAGGCCGAACAACCCCACGTTCGCCACGTGCGCGCGCgccaccgcctcgccgccccaGCCAATGATCTAGAGCCTCGCGGATCTGACGCGGCACCCGCGCCCCGCCTCCGCGGTCCGGTCACCGTCTCGCTTGCCGCCTGTTCGTGCTGCTCTCGCCGGCATAGGGGGACGCGTGCGGCGAGCTCGTCCATGGGGACGCTCGTCTGGCTGAGGCCGACCGCGGCCCCGGCCGTCCCCGCCGGTCCCTCCGCCGCGCACG tggtggctggcggtGGTATAAATGCCCGGCCTCGGCGTGTGTCCATGGCGTCCCGCTGCCCGAACCCGCGGGTGCTCCAGGCGGGGAGGTGCCGATGGCTGGTTGCGAGGTCGGGTGTCACGGCCGCTGCGGCGGCCGCCGATGACCCTGAGGATTCGTCGGGGCTTTCAG ATCTGCAAGTGGCTTCAAGGATCAGAGGGGTCTTCTTCTATGCAGTGACTGCTGTTGCGGCGATCTTTTTGTTTATAGCTATGGTTGTGGTTCATCCACTTGTGCTCTTGTTTGACCGCCACCGTAGGAGGGCTCAGCACTATATTGCAAAGATTTGGGCTACTCTGACAGTTTCCATGTTCTACAAGCTTGAAGTCGAGGGAATGGAGAATCTACCTCCCAATAGTAGCCCTGCTGTCTTTGTTGCTAACCATCAGAGCTTCTTGGATATCTATACCCTTCTAACTCTAGGAAGGTGCTTCAAATTTATAAGCAAGACCAGTATCTTTATGCTTCCAATTATTGGTTGGGCAATGTATCTCTTAGGTGTCATTCCTTTACGGCGTATGGACAGCAGGAGCCAGCTG GACTGTCTTAAACGGTGTGTGGATTTGGTGAAAAAGGGGGCGTCTGTATTTTTCTTTCCAGAGGGAACTCGAAGTAAAGATGGAAAGCTAGGTATATTCAAG CGAGGAGCATTTAGTGTCGCAGCGAAGACTGGCGTTCCTGTCATACCTATTACCCTTCTTGGGACAGGGAAACTGATGCCTCCTGGAATGGAAAGCAACCTTAATTCAGGTTCAGTAAAAGTCATTATTCACCGTCCAATTGAAGGGAATGATGCAGAGAAATTATGTACCGACGCAAGGAATGTGATAGCAGACACTCTTCTTCTACATGGTTATGGAGTGCACTAG